The Kosakonia sp. SMBL-WEM22 sequence CGCACGACAAGCTGCCCGGAGAGGGTAATGCGCTGCGTTTGTAACTGCGGCTCCTTGAGCTTGCGCATCATCAGCCCGGCGGCCTGGCGACCGCTCTCTTCACTGGCGGAGGAGACATAGGTAAACGCCGGTGAGGTGAGGTTGATATGCAGCATATCTTCGAAGCCGACCAGCGCCACCTGCTGGGTTAAAAAGAGATCTTTCCCGACGGTGCGCCCGGTGTGATGAATGCCGCTTATTGAGCCAATCATCGCATCGGGCGAGTGGCAGAGCAGGGCGGTGATGGTGTTGTGCTGTTCCAGCAGCTGGCGGGTGGCGCGGCTGGCCGCTTCCGTGTCGCCGCGGCAGGCGGGCGTCGCGCCATCGCGCAGCATCAGGCCGTGCTGGTTCATTGCGTGGCGAAAACCGAGCAGCCGCTGCTGGCGGATCACATCTCCCTCAATACCGCCAATATAGGCAATATTGCGATGACCGCGTTCAATCAGGTAACGGGTCGCCAGCGCGGCGGCCTGGCGGTTATCGCGCATCACCAGATCACAAGGCTCCTCCAGTAGCGATTGCGAGACCACCACCAGCGGCAGCGCGCACTGTTGCAGTTGTGCGGGCAGGGTGAGTGACCGCGTATCACACGAGAGGTAAATCACGCCAGCCACACCCTGTTGTTGAAAGGAGAGCAGGCTGCGCTCGAGGTGATCGCCATCATTCAGCGGCTGGCCGAGAAAGACCATAAAGCCGTGCTTTTCCAGCTCCTGCACGATGCTGGCCATCACTTTGATTGAGAAGCTGTCGCTGAAGTCGCGCAGGATAAGGCCGATAAGATTGGAGGTGTTGGCGCGCAGATTCGCCGCCGCGACGTTATGCACATACCCGAGTGCGGCAATCGCTACCTGCACTTTTTCGATGGTCGCGTCGGAGATTTTCCCTTTCTGGCGCAGCACCAGCGAGACCGTGGAAACGGAGACACCCGCGTGCTTTGCCACATCAATAATGCTGACTTTCTTCAACGCTGCTCCCTGTCGTTTACACTGTTCAGCCGGGCCTGACACGCCGGTGCGTGCCAGGCCGTTATCTTATGCTTTGCCGATCTGTGTGGACATGCTCTGGGCGATAAATTGTGCCCTTGCGCCAAAAATGACCTGGATGCCGCTGTCGCCGACAAACACCACGCCGCGCGCGCCAAGATTATTCAGCCCATCTTTATCCACTTTCTGGCTATCCGCCACCTCCAGACGCAGGCGCGTAATGCAGGATCCGACGGAGGCGATATTCTGCTCGCCGCCCAGCAGGCCGATGATTTCACCCGCCAGTTCGCTGTCGGTTTTATCATCTGCCGTTGCTGTCACGTCCGTGCGACCCGGCGTTTTGACATCAAAACGACGGATCACAAAGCGGAAGGTGAAGTAGTAAATCACCGCCATTGGGATACCGACAATCACTGCATTCAGGTAGTTGGTTTGATAGCCGTTAAACGACGGTAGGATGCCGAACGACAGGTAGTCGATAAAGCCGGCGGAGAAGGATTTGGCAATGTGCGCATGCAGCAGGTACATCGACATATAGGCCAGACCCGCCATGATGGCGTTAAAGACGTAGAGGATCGGTGCCACAAAGATAAAGGTGAACTCGACCGGCTCGGTGATGCCCGTCAGGAAGCAGGTCAGCGCGGCGGAGAAGAGAATACCGAAGGCGATCTTTTTGTTGCGTGTATGCGCTTCGTGGTACATCGCCAGACAGGCCGCCGGCAGCGCAAACAGCATCAGCGGAAACTCGCCCTGCATAAACTTACCGGCGTCGTGGTAGCTGTCGCTGCTGAAGGATTTCACACCCTCTTCCAGCATCTTGAACCAGATAGTTTGATCGCCGTGGATCAGCTGGCCTGCCTGGGTCGTGTAATCACCAAACGAATACCAGAACGACGGGTACCAGATGTGGTGCAGGCCCAGCGGGATCAGCGCGCGTTCGACCAGACCGAAGATAAAGGTTGATGCCGCCTGGTTATCGCCGTTGACTACCACCGAGAGCGCATCAATACCGGCCTGAATATGTTGCCAGACATACGGCAGCAGCAGGCCCAGCAAGAATGAGAGAAACGCGGTGGCGATAGCGACAAAACGCTTACCGGAGAAGAAGCCGAGAAACTCGGGAAGCTGCAGGGTATGGAAGCGGTTGTAACACCACGCCGCAAGGATACCGCAGATGAGGCCGCCAAAGACACCCATCTGTAAGGTCGGGATGCCGACCACCATCGCATATTTGCCGCCCTGGGATGCCATCTCCGGCGTTATGCCGAGCATGGTGCCAATAGTGATATTGGTAATAAATACCGAGACAGCCGCAGACAGTGCGGCAATGCCCGATTCCGAGGCAAGCCCGACCGCAGATCCGATAGCGAAGAGCATCGGCAGGTTGTCAAAGATGACGCCACCAGCATTCATCATTAACGGCAGGTGAAATTTATCGCCGAAGGCCAGTAACAGCCCCGCAGCGGGTAGCAGCGAGATGGGCAGCATTAAGGCGCGACCAATCATCGACAATTTAGAGAGCGATTTAACCAACCCTGATACCAGACTCATGCTGATGTCCCCCGAAGATGCGCCTTTTGCGCGATATTTTTGTAAGTAGAACGTTTTAGTAGAACGTTCTACTCATCGTGAGATAACTCTTAAAATGCCGCAATAGAAATTTGTGGTTCAGCCAGAGGATTTGGTGATTCTTTGAGGTCGATCGGCAATTAACCGTTATCGATGCGGGGTAGTAAATAGGCATTGGATGCGCACTGCCGGATAGCGGCTGCGCCTTATCCGGCCTGCGCGCATCGAATCACCATGCGGAGATTGTCGGTCCGATAAGCAAAGCGGCAGCGGGCAGAATCGCCGCAGGATGCAAGCAGAGGAGTTGTAGGCCCGATAAGCAAAGCGCCATCGGGCAGAGAGGATTACGCGGTAACGGTGACGCTCTGGCCGTCGAAGCTGACGGTTTGCCCGGCGACAATTTTGCAACGCTTACGCGTTTCAACCACGCCGTCGACTTTCACATAACCATCGGCGATAACGATCTTCGCCTGCGCGCCGCTCTCGCTCCAGCCTTCCAGTTTCAGTAGATCGCACAGTTCAACGTGCGGGTGTTTACCAAGGGAAAATGTTGCCATCTTAATTGCCTTTTACATCGTGATATTCTTCACACGCCTGCAGCGTGTTCTGGATCAGGGTTGCCACGGTCATTGGACCGACGCCGCCGGGAACGGGCGTAATGTAAGCGGCGCGCGCGGCGGCCTCCTCAAACACCACATCACCAACCACTTTGCCGTTTTCCAGCCGGTTGATGCCAACATCGATGACAATTGCGCCCTCTTTAATCCACTCGCCGGGGATAAAGCCCGGTTTGCCCACCGCGACGATCAGCAGATCGGCGTTTTCTACATGGTGGCGCAGATTTTTCGTAAAGCGGTGCGTTACGGTAGTGGTACAACCGGCCAGCAGCAGCTCCATGCTCATCGGGCGGCCAACAATGTTTGACGCGCCGACCACCACGGCGTTCAGGCCGAAGGTGTCGATGTTGTAACGCTCAAGCAGGGTGACAATCCCGCGCGGCGTGCAGGGGCGCAGACGCGGCGCACGCTGACACAGACGCCCGACATTGTAAGGGTGAAAACCATCCACGTCTTTATCAGGCGCGATACGCTCCAGCACTTTTACGTTGTCAATGCCCGCAGGCAGCGGCAGCTGCACCAGAATGCCATCGATTGCGCTATCGGCGTTGAGCTCGTCAATCAGTCCCAGCAGCTCGGCTTCGCTGGTGGTTTCCGGCAGATCGTAAGAGCGGGAGATAAAACCCACCTCCTCACACGCTTTGCGTTTACTGCCGACATAAATTTGCGAGGCCGGGTTGCTACCAACCAGAACGACGGCCAGGCCCGGAGCGCGAAAACCGGCCGCCACACGGGCACGAACTTTTTCAGCAACCTCAGAGCGCACCTGCTGCGCAATCGTTTTACCATCAATAATTTTTGCTGCCATCAGAGAGAGGGTTCCATCTGTTAAATTGACTAAAGGGGATGCGCGCTATTCTGTCAGAAGCACGCCGCGCTGTCAGTTACCGTTTGCGGTTTTCACTTGCGAAGCAGCAAGCGGTGAAGGGTACTGGGCTTCAATTAACAAAATAGAAACAACTCATCACCCTTAAGAAACCTACCGGCAGACCTGCATGTATGCGGTATGTGTCACTATTTCGGCGACCGCTAATAAAATATGGCAAGGCTATTTCTTAGTTCTTCTTAAGAAACCACTTAGGGGAAATGCAGCATTTGTATCTATTTTAAATTTTGCCATCGGGCTAATTTAATAGGGCAGCAAGTAATAATGATAATTAAATAACTTTAATTCGTTTTACTTGACCAGGGGGGCACGCGAAATGAGGAATATTTCGTAAATATTTTCACGGAAGAGAATATCTTTCGGGCATTAAATGCCTTCAGTCATTGGCGAAATTCAACAGGATGATGAACATCGCCAGGCGAATTATAAGGATATTATATGAAAACCAAACCCATAGTTATTTCGCTTGCAGCGAGCCTGATGTTGTTTTCCGGTTTAGCTCAGGCCCGCGGGCCAGTGTCTATTCCGGGAGGGAATATTCATTTTGAAGGTGAACTGGTACAGATTGCCTGCGCAATTAGCGTGCAGTCGAGCAGCCAGACCGTTGCCATGGGGCAATACCACACGACCTTGTTTAGCAATGTCGGTGATACCACCCCGCTGGTGCCTTTCACCCTCTCCGTAAATGAGTGCGATCGCAACGTTGCCACACAGGCATCTGTGGCGTTTTCAGGTAAGGCTGATGAGGCTGATCCAACGCTGTTAGCGCTTACGGCCGGCGACAGCAGTACCAGCGCGAAGGGAGTTGCTATTGAGATCCTTGATAGCAGCTCCAATACGCTGAAACCTGACGGGGCAACTTATTCTGTGGCGCGAAACCTGGCTGCCGGAAGCAATACGTTGCAATTTGCCGCACGTTATAAAGCAACTACGGCGCAGGTGACACCGGGTTCGGCAAATGCTGATACGATGTTTATTATAAAGTACGAATAAGAAATGGGGGACAGGAGGCTACATTCTCAGGGACGAGTTCTTGTGGACATCTGTTAATTTTGTCTTGACTACTTTTTTATAAATACTGACCATGCACAAATTATTGCAAAGTGGTGTTGCGGCTATCTTTCTTTTTATTACGCCGTATGCCGTAAATGCTGATGGTGGGATTTCGTTAGGTGCTACTCGGGTTATTTATCCTGCCGGGGCGAAACAAACCTCTCTCGCGGTGAATAATAGCGATAAAAAATCCCGGTTCTTAATTAATTCCTGGATTGATGATGACCAGGGGCAGAAGGTGAAAACATTTGTTGTCACGCCCCCTTTATTTGTGAGTGAACCGAACAGTGAAAATACCTTGCGTATTATTTATGTCGGCCCACCGCTGCCCACTGATCGGGAATCGCTGTTTTGGCTTAACGTAAAAGCGATCCCTGCGGTGGAAAAAGAGAGCATCGAGGGCAAAAACGTGCTGCATCTGGCGATTTTGTCGCGTATCAAGCTCTTCGTGCGCCCCTCAACGCTCACCGATTCGGTGAGAGAGGCTCCGGCGGCGCTGAGCTTTAACCGCGAGGGAAATAGTCTAAAAATCACCAACGCGTCGCCCTTTTATTTATCGCTAGTGAATGTGCATCTCAACCAGCGGAAGTTAAATAACGTCATGGTGGCACCAAAAAATAGCACACAGATGGCGCTGCCGTCCGAAAGCCGGGGCGTTCTTACTTTTCAGACAGTCAATGATTACGGTGCCGTTACGGCAGTCAGAACCGTTAGCCTGCAATAAAGGGGCGGCGGGTGGTAAACCATTATGACCATAAAATCTCCTCCGCGTCGGTTTGCGCTCTCGATGCTGGCCGCGCTGTGCCCGGCAGATCTCTATGCTGAGCGCTATTTTAATCCGGCTTTTTTATCAGACGATCCCGCCTCAGTGGCCGATTTAACTCTGCTGGAAAACGGCTACCAGCGCCCGGGTAGCTATCGCGTTGATATCTGGCGCAACGACGAGTTTATCGCTACACAGGATATCCGCTTCGAGCGGGAAGCAGAGAGCGAAGCAGGTAAGGCCTCCGGAGGGCTGACACCCTGTTTCTCAAATGCGTTGTTAGAACGTCTTGGGGTAAATATGACCGCGCTTTCCGCTCCTGACTCACCGGGTGGAAGAGAGTGTATCGACGTTAGTGAAGCGATTCCCGGCGCACAGACCACTTTTACCTTTTCCACGATGCGGCTTGATATCGGTTTACCGCAGGCCTCTATGCATATCCGCGCCCGTGACCACATTCCGCCAGAGGCATGGGATGAAGGCATCCCCGCTGCCTTGTTTAATTACAGCTTCAGCGGCAGCCATAGTACGCGGAGTGACAGCTACTTTTTCGCGCTACAGAGCGGGCTGAATTATGGTTCGTGGCGGCTGCGTAATAACGGGGCCTGGCGCAGGGTGCAGGGCGGCAGGCAGCGCTGGGAAAATATAGACAGTTGGTTGCAACGGGCGATTGTGCCGCTAAAAAGCGAACTGGTGCTGGGTGACAGCAATACGCAGAATATGCTGTTTGATAGCGTGGGCTTTCGTGGTCTGCGTCTCTTTTCTGCGGACGCCATGTATCCCGAGAGCCAGCAAGGCTATGCGCCTACCGTGCGTGGCATTGCGCGAACGCCGGCGAGGGTCACCATTCGGCAGAATGGCTATGTCATCTATCAAAGCAGTGTTGCTGCCGGGCCGTTTACGATTACCGATCTGAACCCCACCTCTTCCAGTGGCGATCTTGAGGTCGTGCTGGAGGAGAAAGATGGCAGCGAGCAGCGATATAGCGTGCCCTACTCAACGTTGCCGCTTTTGCAGCGCGAAGGCCGGATAAAATATGACGTGGTGGCCGGACGCTACCGCAGTGGGAACAGGCGTTACAGCTCGCCCTTTTTTACGCAGGGGACAGTCGTTGCGGGCCTGGCAGATGGGTATACCCTCTATGGTGGTACGCAGCTTGCCGATGATTACACTGCGTTCGCCAGCGGGGCAGGCGTTAATCTGGGTGATCTGGGAGCACTCTCTCTCGATTTTACCCATGCGCGCAGCCGCCTGGCTAACAATCGGAAACGGCAGGGCGACTCATTGCGCTTCATGTATGCCAAATCCCTCAATCAACTGGGTACGCACTTTCAGCTTCTGGCGTGGCGCTACTCGACGCGTGGTTTTCACACGCTTGACGAGGTGGCTTATACGTTCAGTAAAAACGCTGGCGGTGAAAAGAGAGTGTCGGGAGACGATAGCGCAAATAAAAAACGGCGCTTACAGGCCAACATTACCCATAATTTCAGCGATTACGGGTCGCTCTATTTCTCCGGTATTCAACAGACATATTGGGATAAAGCACCCGATCGACGCTGGCTGCAGCTTGGCTACGCGGATGGCTGGCGAGGGATCAGCTACGCCCTGTCGTGGTCGTGGAGCTACGCTTCCAGCGACAGGCGGGCGGAACGCGTCGCAGCGCTCAATTTCTCTGTCCCCTTTAGTGCATTAGGTTTAGGCCCGCGCGCTAAAGGGCTGGTGGGAAATACCTACGCCAGCGCCAACCTCAACCACAGCAGCAGCGGGCAGACTAGCTGGCAGACCGGCATTGGCGGCACGCTACTGGAAGAGGGCAATCTTAGTTATAACCTCAATCAGGGCAGCGGTAGCAGCGGATATAGCGGTAGCGCCAACCTCCACTGGCAGGCCCCCTGGGGCAGGCTCGATCTTGGTTACAACTACGACAGAGCGCAGCAAGAGTACAACGGACAGTTCGGCGGCGGCGCAGTGCTTCATGCCGATGGGCTTACCTTTGCCCAGCCGCTTGGCGATACCAACGTGCTGGTCAGCGCTCCGGGCGCACAAGGGGTAAGAATTGAAAACCATACCGCGATTACCACCGACTGGCGCGGCTATGCCGTCGTACCCTATGCCACTGTCTATCGCCATAATCGCGTTGCGCTGGATACTGGCTCGTTGAACGATCACATCGATATTGAGAGTAACGTCGGCAGCGTTGTCCCGACCCAGGGTGCGCTGGTACGCGCCAGCTTTACAACACGCATTGGTGTACGGGCACTGCTTACGGTGATGCGTGGCGGCCGGCCGGTACCCTTTGGATCGCTGGTGCGCGAACGCGACAGTGGTGTCAGCAGTATGGTGGGCGAGGAGGGGCAAATTTTCTTGAGTGGGTTACCGCTGCGTGGCGAGCTGCTGGTGCAGTGGGGGGAGGGGGAGCATGAACGCTGCGTCGCCCCTTACACATTACCGGAAGCAAGCCTGAAACAGCCCATTACTCTCATCAACGCACACTGTGACACCAAAGGATAAACGTCATGCGCTCTCTTTTTGCCGGGGTGTTATGGCTTGTGGCAACGCAGGCCTTCGCCGCCAGTTGTCATAACGCCGCAGGCACACCTACCGATATTCATTACGATTTGTCGAACAGCTTCGATGGCAGCAATAACCATCTGTATAAAGTGGTTACGCGATCGGAGAAATCAGCCTGGATCGGCGTCCGGGCGATCTGTCCTGCGGGAACCCGACAAACCCATACCTACCGCAGCTACGTGACGCGTTTCCCGATGGAGTTCACCGCGCACGGTTATCGTTATCTACAAATTTCCCCCCATTTGCAGGCGGCGATGCGTATCCGCGACAGCTACGCCGGCGAATTTTATCCGCCGGAGAACTATATCCGCATGGGGCAGGAGGAGAATGTGGCGAAGCAGCTGCCATTCGGCGTAATGGATTCACAACTGCTGCTCAAGCTGCGGGTGACCGAGCGCTTTATGAACCGGGTGACGATACCGCAGCAGACACTCTTTACCGTCTACGTTACCACCGACATAAACGATCCGCTGACTTCACCGGTCTATACCATTAGCCTTGGCGGCGTGGTAGAGGTGCCGCAGCGCTGCGAAGTGAATGCCGGCCAGGTCGTTGAGTTTGATTTTGGTGATATTCGCGCTGGGTTATTTAGCGAGGCCGGAGCGGGGAATCGCCCGCGCGGCGTGACACCGCAAAGTCGAACGGTTTCTATTAACTGTACGAATGTTCATGCCCGGGCATACATTTCGCTGCGACTTGAAGCTGAGCGAGCGAAAGGTCATATCCTCGTCTCGGATAATCCAGATTTGGGCTTCGTGGTCGCCAATGAGTGGGGACAACCGTTTAAGCCTAATAATATTTTTAGCCTGGTCCCCCTTGAACTTGATAAAAATGCCGCGGCGCACGTCGCCATTCGCGCGTGGCCCGTCAGCGTTACAGGCCAGAAACCGGCGGAAGGGCCATTTAGCGCCCGTGGTTTTTTGCGTGTTGAATATAACTGAGGAGCCGCGATGACTCGCCTTTTACACCTTATTTTCCTGCTCGGTTGCGGGATGAGCGCGGTACATGCGCAAAGCAATATTGAACTCCGGGCCACGGTCATTCATGGAGGGTGTGCTATAGAAAGCAGCGATAGCCACAAAACGGTCTCGTTAGGGCGCTGGTCAGTCAGAAAGCTGCAGATGGCGGGGAATATCTCCATGCCGGTCGCTTTTTCATTAGCCTTGAAGGGGTGCCCGCCAGGAAGTGTTTCAGTCACCTTTTCAGGAAAAGCCGCCAGCAATCCGGCATGGTTGGCGATCGGCGACAGTAAAATGGCGCAGCAGGTGGCCATCCAACTGCGTGACCACGACTTATCGCCTTTAGATCTTGAGGCTCCCAGCCAGGCGGTAATGGTGGATCGTAATGGCAATTCGCTTTTACATTTTTTTGCCAATTACGTTGCGCTGGTGAATAACCCCATGCCTGGCATCGCTAAATCAGATGCTATGTTTACCATTAATTATTATTAAGCTTTCTCTTAACGCGATTGATTAAAAAGGCCGCACATACTGCGGCCTTTTTTTATAACAGTTCATGTGCTTTGGCATAATCAATCAACTCAACGATGGTATGCACGCCGAGTTTGGAGAAGATGTTTGATTTATGGGCGCTGATTGTTTTGTTGCTGAGTATCAATTGTTCCGCAATCTCTTTGTTTGAAAAACCGTTCGCCAGGTAACGTAATACCGTGACTTCGCGATTCGAGAGCGGCATATCCCGAGTTTCCCCTTTACGTTTTCCAGGGTGATTAATGTAATTGAGCGTTTCGGAAGGAAAGAAAGAGTATCCGGCAAGAATCATCTTTACCGCATTATAAATATCATTGAGATCTTTTCTTTTGCTGACAAAACCATTCGCGCCTGCGCGGATCGCGCGTGCGGCATAAAACGACTCTGATTTTGAAGAGAGAAAAAGCACGTTGACATCATCACGTACTGCTTTGATTTTTCTTAATAAAGTGAATCCATCGGTCTTCGGTAATTCAATGTCCAGAATAACCAGATCCACTTTATTAGCGCGAATAAAATCGAGCGCGCTGCGGCTGTCATCTGTTTTTAGAACGACTTTCACATTTTGGTTTTTCTGCAACAGAACTTCTATCGACATCCTGACGATAGGATGCTCATCCATAATAATGACGGAAGCCGGTTTCATCTATTTTAGCCTCTGATTGTTTTTTATGCCTCGTCTACGCAGGTGTGCCACAGACGTTAAGAAGAGTAATTGCCGTTGACGTTTTCTGTGACGAAGATAATTTTCATGGGAAAACCGGTAGCATCCTTGTCTGCCAGACTTTTTCCCTCGCAGACTGCGAAGGGGGGAAATAATCTATTCCGTGTTAACGCAAGAGAAAAGGCGTGCGGGTTAATGCGCTAGATCAATTATACCTGGTAAATATGTATGGAGAGGTCTTATGAGTTAGCGTGAGTTATTCGCCGACAGGAAATTCTAAGAGATAAAAGAGCGTAAAAGATATTTGAATCTATCTGTTATCAACTTTTCTTGTTTTAGTGAATTATAATTTTTACGGCGAGCAAAACAAAATATCAGGCTATTTGTTTTCTGCCTGTTAAAAAGATGAGTGGCATTTTCCGCAGCAAGTATGAGCAAAGCATTGTGCAGAGCGGATACCAAAGAAAGGTATCCGCTCTGTCTGGCTCCAGGATTAGTTTTAATTGTTATTGCCTTGTGAACAAATGCCTGAACAGATGCGCTTTCCTATCCCGTTTTACCCATGAGATAAGGTGAAGAGTGATTCCATTCATAGCGTCTGGTGATGCCTGTTGAGGGTCAGACGATGAAGTAGATGAATAAGACTTTGTCTGTCGGGAAGGCCAAGTAACCTAAGCTGGGTATTGAGTCGGTAAACAACGCGATGATAAGGGAGGTTGAGCTGTCGGGCGATGCGTTTCATGGTTAATCCTCGCGCCAGGGAAGAGAGAATTTTCCACTCCGTTGCTGGAAAGAGCGGAGCGTGAATACTCCTTTCAGGAGGCACCAACAGTGCCTGGCGGAACGGAACAACGGAGAGGTCACGGGCTATAACATGAAAAGGGCCCGCTGCGCGCAGAAAACTCATTTGCGCCGGATCGTCTTTTGAGGCGAGGAGATAGATATGCAAACCGCGATTACATAAATTAGGCTGCCGCAGGGTTTCCAGCGCCTCCAGCCGGGAGGTTGTCAGGGTCTCCATATCAACAATTAAGTGGGAAAGATAGGGTTCGCAAAGCTGATGATTGGCCATCTCCAGTGATGGAAAGACTGCGTTTCGTTTGCCGGAGAAGAGACAACAGCGCCAGGCATAACTTAAGTAGTGATCGGTAGAGATTAGCGTCTGGCTAATCATATATTCCGGCAGTGCAAAATTGAGTTGCTGGACAAGTTGTTCCAGCGTATCAAAAAGGGGAGGCGTTGCGCCCCGGTAAGGTAGAACCCGATGCGTCGGTTTATCGCTGCGATGTTTTTCTCTACGGATACGTTTTCGCATTTTTCCCTCGCCAACGTATTTTATTTTTCGGCTTAAACGCCCTGTCCATTCAGGCTTTGCCAGCAGCAAACGCATGCTGCATGTCCTGCTTTATGCCCTGTTAAGAGCAACATTTTTACAATCTGATTCATGCAGAAACAGGTACAGATACTTAAAGCCATCTGGGATATTTCCCAAGAAGTGGGGCAGGATTAAGGCGGGGACGTAGGCGTAATGGCGCATAAACTTGCGGATTGCCGCGAAAACGCGCAGGCGCGTTCACTTCGCAGGCAACCAGCCTAAAATACATTGACTCACCTGGTGCGGACCGTATAATTCCAGGCGTTTCCACCGTAAAGTGGTGGCATCGCGTAATGCGCCCTTAGCTCAGCTGGATAGAGCAACGGCCTTCTAAGCCGTAGGTCACAGGTTCGAACCCTGTAGGGCGTACCATCCTTTCTTCTACTCACGTCTCCATAAGTCCAGTAAATCCAGTCTCCACGCTATTCCTCAACTATTTATCATCTCCCATTGTCTATTAACATATCTTGAAATCTACTGTTATGTGGGGGTACATTTGGGGGTATATTTTGTTCAATAAAATGAGATACCCCCAGAGTGAAGCTCACAGCACGTCAAGTAAGCACTTCCAAACCTCAGGACAAGCCCTATAAACTCTCTGACGGTGGAGGAATGTATCTGCTGGTAAACCCAAATGGTTCTCGATACTGGAGACTCAAATATCGCTATGCAGGTAAAGAAAAACTGCTGGCTCTTGGTGTGTACCCTGATGTCACCCTGGCTGATGCGCGCGATAAACGTAATGAGGCAAAGCGTGTCATTGCTGCCGGCAGCGATCCATCTGATGTGAAACAAGCCATCAAGAACGCAAAAGCTGTAGCAATGCAGAACAGCTTTGAACTGATCGCTCTTGAATGGCATAAACATAAAAAAACAAACTGGTCATCTGGTTATGCCGACGACATCCTTGAGTCCCTAAGGAAAGATATTTTTCCTTATATCGGCAAGCGAGCCATTACTGATATCAAACCTGTTGATATGTTGGCTGTGCTGAAGAAGCTGGAAGAAAGGGGCGTGCTCGATAAACTCAAAAAAATACGACAAGCCTGTAAGCAAATTTTCACATATGCAATCATCACCGGCCGTGCAGAAAACAACCCAGTTGCGGACCTGGCAGGAGCTCTCAAACCACCGAAGCAACAGCACTACCCCCATTTACAATGGGATGAACTCGGCGGGTTTATCGAAGCCCTCATGGGCTACAGTGGAAGTAAAATAACCCGGACTGCCACTTTTCTGCTGATGTATACCGGCGTCAGAACCATTGAACTACGTGCCGCGGAGTGGAAGGAATTCGACTTCTCAAATAATCTCTGGCAGATCCCCAAGGAACGCATGAAGATGCGCCGTCCTCACCTAGTACCTCTCACGAGCCAGGTTAAAGCTATGCTATTAGAAGTCAAAAGTATCACCGGGCGCGGTAAATATGTTTTCCCAGGGCGCAATGACGCTGGAAAGCCGATGAGTGAGGCTAGTATCAACCAAGTCATAAAAAGGGTAGGTTACGATGGGAGAGCAACGGGCCATGGCTTCCGCCATACCATGAGTACCATTCTTCATGAGCAAGGATTTAATACCGCATGGATTGAATC is a genomic window containing:
- a CDS encoding integrase arm-type DNA-binding domain-containing protein gives rise to the protein MKLTARQVSTSKPQDKPYKLSDGGGMYLLVNPNGSRYWRLKYRYAGKEKLLALGVYPDVTLADARDKRNEAKRVIAAGSDPSDVKQAIKNAKAVAMQNSFELIALEWHKHKKTNWSSGYADDILESLRKDIFPYIGKRAITDIKPVDMLAVLKKLEERGVLDKLKKIRQACKQIFTYAIITGRAENNPVADLAGALKPPKQQHYPHLQWDELGGFIEALMGYSGSKITRTATFLLMYTGVRTIELRAAEWKEFDFSNNLWQIPKERMKMRRPHLVPLTSQVKAMLLEVKSITGRGKYVFPGRNDAGKPMSEASINQVIKRVGYDGRATGHGFRHTMSTILHEQGFNTAWIESQLAHADKNTIRGTYNHAQYIDGRREMLQWYADYLDELADKITG